From a single Streptomyces rubradiris genomic region:
- the paaD gene encoding 1,2-phenylacetyl-CoA epoxidase subunit PaaD, with translation MVTGTALEAELLELAGAVPDPELPVLTLRELGVLRAVHVHGTDAVEVDLTPTYTGCPAIEAMSVDIERVLRAHGMREVTVRTVLSPAWSTDDITPEGREKLREFGIAPPRTRRATGPVPLPLGPTRTRATATNARTATDTTTNSATSAAPSPETGTEPVRCPRCGSADTELLSRFSSTACKALRRCLSCREPFDHFKEL, from the coding sequence ATGGTGACCGGCACCGCCCTGGAGGCGGAACTGCTGGAGCTGGCCGGGGCGGTGCCCGACCCCGAGCTGCCCGTGCTCACGCTGCGGGAGCTGGGCGTGCTCCGCGCGGTGCACGTCCACGGCACGGACGCGGTGGAGGTCGATCTCACTCCCACCTACACCGGCTGCCCCGCCATCGAGGCGATGAGTGTCGACATAGAGCGGGTACTGCGCGCCCACGGCATGCGCGAGGTCACCGTCCGCACGGTGCTCAGCCCCGCCTGGTCGACCGACGACATCACCCCCGAAGGGCGCGAGAAGCTCCGGGAGTTCGGCATCGCACCGCCCCGCACCCGGCGGGCCACCGGCCCGGTCCCGCTGCCCCTGGGCCCGACCCGCACACGGGCCACGGCCACGAACGCCCGCACGGCCACGGATACAACTACAAACTCGGCCACGAGCGCGGCCCCGTCCCCGGAGACCGGCACCGAACCGGTCCGCTGCCCGCGCTGCGGTTCGGCCGACACCGAGCTGCTGAGCCGGTTCTCCTCGACCGCGTGCAAGGCACTGCGCCGGTGCCTGAGCTGCCGCGAACCGTTCGACCACTTCAAGGAGTTGTGA
- a CDS encoding flotillin family protein, producing the protein MNPVVFAVVGVVVLLVLLALVVASRYKVAGPSEAFIVTGRRGKKATDPETGRIFTDNSGQKVVVGGGVFVVPFVQQKFTLDLSSRHIPVAVRGAVTLRGVKANLDGVAIVKVGGTEDAIRAAAQRFLMQQDGIVGFTQEVLSGALRAIVGRMSVEDVIRDRAAFAGQVAEEAEASLSGQGLVLDAFQIQDITTEGSYLEDLGRPEAARAKQEADIAEAEARRAAEQARLKAEEEIAVAQRTLYLRQAEIKAETDQAAARANAAGPLAEAARQQEILTEQEKVAERQAALTDRQLDTQVRKPADAQRYAAEQEAEAQRVARVKQAEAERAAGIAAAQAEAERSRLTGEGEKQRRSALAEAEAIEGIKQGEAERSRRAAIAEAVRLEGEAEAAAIAAKGGAQADAMRKKADAYGQYGEAAILQMLVEVLPQVVAKASEPLSAVDKMTVISTDGAGRLPRAVADNVAQGLELLGSTTGVDLTELLKGLTRQTSGSEPAAPTTRPNGKIEITT; encoded by the coding sequence ATGAATCCTGTCGTCTTCGCCGTCGTCGGAGTCGTCGTCCTTCTCGTCCTGCTGGCGCTGGTCGTCGCCAGCCGCTACAAAGTGGCCGGTCCGAGCGAGGCGTTCATCGTCACCGGCCGGCGCGGCAAGAAAGCCACCGATCCCGAGACCGGCCGGATCTTCACCGACAACAGCGGGCAGAAGGTGGTCGTGGGCGGCGGCGTGTTCGTCGTGCCGTTCGTGCAGCAGAAGTTCACCCTCGACCTGTCCTCGCGGCACATCCCGGTCGCGGTGCGCGGCGCGGTCACCCTGCGGGGCGTGAAGGCCAACCTGGACGGTGTCGCGATCGTCAAGGTCGGCGGGACCGAGGACGCCATCCGCGCGGCGGCCCAGCGGTTCCTGATGCAGCAGGACGGCATCGTGGGCTTCACCCAGGAGGTGCTCTCCGGAGCGCTGCGGGCGATCGTGGGCCGGATGTCGGTGGAGGACGTCATACGCGACCGTGCCGCGTTCGCCGGGCAGGTGGCCGAGGAGGCCGAGGCCAGCCTTTCCGGGCAGGGCCTGGTGCTGGACGCCTTCCAGATCCAGGACATCACCACGGAAGGCTCCTATCTGGAGGACCTCGGCCGCCCGGAGGCCGCGCGGGCCAAGCAGGAGGCCGACATCGCCGAGGCCGAGGCGCGGCGGGCCGCCGAGCAGGCCAGGCTGAAGGCGGAGGAGGAGATCGCGGTCGCGCAGCGCACGCTCTACCTCCGGCAGGCCGAGATCAAGGCCGAGACCGACCAGGCCGCCGCCCGCGCCAACGCCGCCGGGCCGCTCGCCGAGGCGGCGCGGCAGCAGGAGATCCTCACCGAGCAGGAGAAGGTCGCCGAGCGGCAGGCGGCCCTGACCGACCGCCAGCTCGACACCCAGGTCCGCAAGCCCGCCGACGCCCAGCGCTACGCCGCGGAGCAGGAGGCGGAGGCCCAGCGGGTCGCCCGGGTCAAGCAGGCCGAGGCCGAGCGGGCGGCCGGGATCGCCGCCGCGCAGGCGGAGGCCGAGCGGTCCCGGCTGACCGGTGAGGGCGAGAAGCAGCGCCGGTCGGCGCTGGCCGAGGCGGAAGCCATCGAGGGCATCAAGCAGGGCGAGGCCGAGCGGTCCCGGCGTGCGGCGATCGCGGAGGCCGTCCGGCTGGAGGGCGAGGCCGAGGCGGCGGCGATCGCGGCGAAGGGCGGTGCGCAGGCCGACGCGATGCGGAAGAAGGCCGACGCCTACGGGCAGTACGGCGAGGCCGCGATCCTCCAGATGCTCGTCGAGGTGCTGCCCCAGGTCGTGGCCAAGGCGTCCGAGCCGCTCAGCGCCGTGGACAAGATGACGGTGATCTCCACCGACGGCGCGGGCCGGCTGCCGCGGGCGGTCGCCGACAACGTCGCCCAGGGCCTGGAGCTGCTCGGCTCCACCACCGGTGTCGACCTGACCGAGCTGCTGAAGGGCCTGACCCGGCAGACCTCCGGCAGCGAGCCCGCCGCGCCGACGACCCGGCCCAACGGCAAGATCGAGATCACCACCTGA
- a CDS encoding rhodanese-like domain-containing protein — protein MPTVQVTDVKDGAFLLDVREDDEWQAGHAEGALHIPLSEFVARYGELTEAAPQDGRVHVICRSGGRSAQVTMYLVQQGVDAVNVDGGMQDWQRAGRPVVTDDGTPGFVA, from the coding sequence GTGCCCACGGTCCAGGTGACGGACGTCAAGGACGGTGCCTTTCTGCTGGATGTCCGCGAGGACGACGAGTGGCAGGCGGGCCACGCCGAGGGGGCGCTGCACATCCCTCTCAGCGAGTTCGTGGCCCGCTACGGCGAGCTGACCGAGGCCGCCCCGCAGGACGGCCGCGTCCACGTCATCTGCCGCTCGGGCGGCCGCTCGGCACAGGTCACCATGTACCTGGTCCAGCAGGGCGTCGACGCGGTGAACGTCGACGGCGGCATGCAGGACTGGCAGCGGGCCGGCCGCCCGGTCGTCACCGACGACGGCACCCCGGGATTCGTCGCCTAG
- a CDS encoding FhaA domain-containing protein — MGVLKKFEQRLEGLVNGTFAKVFKSEVQPVEIAGALQRECDNNATIWNRDRTVVPNDFIVELSAPDYERLSPYSGQLGDELAGMVRDYAKQQRYTFMGPIKVNLEKADDLDTGLYRVRSRTLASSSSQQGQQAPPAPAPGRPAASAPGGYGYPPAAPPAGAPPMPSTPPPGARPGGYGYPQPATQRPAAAPMSGARTRYWIEINGTRHQISRPTLVLGRSTDADVRIDDPGVSRRHCEIRTGTPSTIQDLGSTNGIVVDGQHTTRATLRDGSRIVVGSTTVIYRQAEG; from the coding sequence ATGGGAGTCCTGAAGAAGTTCGAGCAGCGTCTCGAAGGTCTGGTGAACGGCACCTTCGCCAAGGTCTTCAAGTCCGAGGTCCAGCCCGTGGAGATCGCCGGAGCGCTCCAGCGGGAGTGCGACAACAACGCCACGATCTGGAACCGCGACCGCACCGTCGTACCCAACGACTTCATCGTGGAGCTGAGCGCGCCGGACTACGAGCGCCTCAGCCCCTACTCCGGGCAGCTCGGCGACGAGCTGGCCGGCATGGTGCGCGACTACGCCAAGCAGCAGCGCTACACCTTCATGGGACCGATCAAGGTCAATCTGGAGAAGGCCGACGACCTGGACACCGGCCTGTACCGGGTGCGCTCGCGCACCCTGGCCTCCTCCAGCAGCCAGCAGGGCCAGCAGGCGCCGCCCGCCCCGGCCCCCGGCCGCCCCGCGGCCAGTGCCCCCGGTGGCTACGGCTACCCGCCGGCCGCCCCGCCCGCCGGCGCGCCCCCGATGCCGTCGACGCCGCCGCCCGGCGCCCGGCCCGGCGGCTACGGCTATCCGCAGCCCGCCACCCAGCGGCCCGCCGCGGCACCGATGAGCGGCGCGCGCACCCGCTACTGGATCGAGATCAACGGCACCCGCCACCAGATCTCCCGCCCGACGCTGGTGCTGGGCCGCAGCACCGACGCCGACGTGCGGATCGACGACCCCGGCGTCTCCCGCCGGCACTGCGAGATCCGGACCGGAACGCCCTCGACGATCCAGGATCTCGGCTCCACCAACGGCATCGTGGTGGACGGGCAGCACACCACCCGCGCTACGCTCCGCGACGGCTCGCGGATCGTCGTGGGCAGCACCACCGTTATCTATAGGCAAGCCGAAGGGTGA
- the paaC gene encoding 1,2-phenylacetyl-CoA epoxidase subunit PaaC, translating into MTATGPATVPVTAALALGDDALVLSHRLGEWAGHAPVLEEEVALANIALDLLGQARVLLSLAGDEDELAYLREERAFRNLQLVEQPNGDFAHTIARQLYFSTYQHLLYADLAAGDGPFAPLAAKAVKEVAYHRDHAEQWTLRLGDGTETSHERMTRACAALWRYTGEMFQPVEGLAADWARLEERWLESITDVLTRATLALPEGSRTGAWSAGAGRQGLHTEPFGRMLAEMQHLHRSHPGATW; encoded by the coding sequence GTGACCGCCACCGGCCCCGCCACCGTCCCGGTGACCGCCGCGCTCGCCCTCGGCGACGACGCCCTGGTGCTCTCCCACCGCCTCGGTGAATGGGCGGGGCACGCCCCCGTCCTGGAGGAGGAGGTCGCCCTCGCCAACATCGCCCTGGACCTGCTCGGCCAGGCCCGGGTGCTGCTGTCGCTGGCCGGCGACGAGGACGAACTGGCCTACCTGCGCGAGGAACGGGCCTTCCGCAACCTCCAGCTGGTCGAGCAGCCGAACGGCGACTTCGCGCACACCATCGCCCGCCAGCTGTACTTCTCCACGTACCAGCACCTGCTCTACGCCGACCTGGCCGCAGGCGACGGCCCGTTCGCGCCGCTGGCCGCGAAGGCGGTGAAGGAGGTCGCCTACCACCGCGACCACGCCGAGCAGTGGACGCTCCGGCTGGGCGACGGCACGGAGACCAGCCACGAGCGGATGACCCGGGCATGCGCCGCGCTGTGGCGGTACACCGGGGAGATGTTCCAGCCGGTGGAGGGCCTGGCCGCCGACTGGGCGCGGCTGGAGGAGCGGTGGCTGGAGTCCATCACCGACGTGCTGACCCGTGCCACCCTCGCCCTGCCCGAGGGGTCGCGCACCGGTGCCTGGTCGGCGGGGGCCGGCCGGCAGGGCCTGCACACCGAGCCGTTCGGCCGGATGCTCGCCGAGATGCAGCACCTGCACCGCAGCCACCCGGGGGCGACATGGTGA
- a CDS encoding DUF2252 domain-containing protein, whose amino-acid sequence MFVPTSVRGRAGQCGEAVAVTGSGEPVAGTAGRGARRLPPVRGFASWPPRGEPGEAAGPGAEGAAGTADSAGMCGSPGSPGSPGSPGSPKKEGKALRRSVPRSAHRAFDPDPGRPDAVTAVRESGAGRIPELIPLRVGRMAAGPFAFLRGSAGLMAYDLARTPMTGIATQICGDAHAANFGLYGDARGDLVIDLNDFDETAHGPWEWDLKRLAASLVLAGRETGADEDTCRAAARDAAGSYRRTMRLLARMPALDAWNAIADEELVSHTDAHDLLGTLRRVSEKARSNTSGRFAAKSTEPVAGGGRRFVPAPPVLRDIPDAEAAAVALALEEYVGTIGEDRRPLLARHAVHDVAFRVVGTGSVGTRSYVVLLLDHRGEPLILQVKEARPSALVPHLATAGFPVRPVAHEGRRVVLGQQRMQVVSDILLGWTTVEGRPYQVRQFRNRKGSVDPAALPADQLDDYGRMTGALLARAHSHSADPWLIAGYCGKNEELDEAIATFAVAYADRTESDHATLLTAIRAGRIEAETGV is encoded by the coding sequence ATGTTCGTACCTACGTCCGTTCGAGGGCGTGCGGGGCAGTGCGGGGAGGCGGTCGCGGTGACCGGGAGCGGTGAGCCTGTGGCGGGCACGGCGGGCCGGGGCGCGCGCCGACTGCCCCCGGTGCGGGGGTTCGCTTCCTGGCCGCCGCGGGGGGAGCCGGGCGAGGCGGCGGGGCCGGGTGCGGAGGGTGCGGCAGGTACGGCGGATTCCGCGGGTATGTGTGGTTCGCCGGGTTCGCCGGGTTCGCCGGGTTCGCCGGGTTCGCCGAAAAAAGAGGGCAAGGCTTTGCGGCGGAGTGTGCCGCGTTCCGCCCACCGCGCGTTCGACCCGGACCCCGGCCGCCCCGACGCGGTGACCGCGGTCCGGGAGTCCGGCGCCGGGCGCATCCCCGAGCTGATCCCGCTGCGTGTGGGCCGGATGGCGGCCGGACCGTTCGCCTTCCTGCGCGGCTCGGCCGGTCTCATGGCGTACGACCTCGCCCGCACCCCCATGACCGGGATCGCCACCCAGATATGCGGCGACGCGCACGCGGCCAACTTCGGCCTGTACGGCGACGCCCGGGGCGACCTCGTCATCGACCTCAACGACTTCGACGAGACCGCGCACGGTCCCTGGGAGTGGGACCTGAAGCGGCTCGCGGCCTCCCTGGTGCTGGCGGGGCGGGAGACGGGCGCCGACGAGGACACCTGCCGCGCGGCGGCCCGCGACGCGGCCGGCTCCTACCGCCGCACCATGCGGCTGCTCGCCAGGATGCCCGCGCTCGACGCCTGGAACGCCATCGCCGACGAGGAACTGGTCTCCCACACCGACGCCCACGACCTGCTCGGCACCCTGCGGCGGGTCTCGGAGAAGGCCCGGTCCAACACCAGCGGCCGGTTCGCGGCGAAGTCGACGGAGCCCGTCGCGGGCGGCGGGCGCCGGTTCGTGCCCGCCCCGCCGGTGCTGCGTGACATACCGGACGCCGAGGCCGCGGCGGTCGCCCTGGCCCTGGAGGAGTACGTCGGCACGATCGGCGAGGACCGCCGTCCGCTGCTCGCCCGGCACGCCGTGCACGACGTGGCCTTCCGGGTGGTCGGCACCGGCAGCGTCGGCACCCGGTCCTACGTCGTCCTGCTGCTGGACCACCGCGGGGAGCCGCTGATCCTCCAGGTGAAGGAGGCCCGTCCCTCCGCGCTCGTCCCACATCTGGCCACGGCCGGTTTCCCGGTGCGGCCGGTGGCGCACGAGGGCCGCCGGGTGGTCCTCGGCCAGCAGCGGATGCAGGTGGTCAGCGACATCCTGCTGGGCTGGACCACCGTCGAGGGGCGCCCGTACCAGGTGCGGCAGTTCCGCAACCGCAAGGGCAGCGTCGACCCGGCGGCCCTCCCCGCCGACCAGCTCGACGACTACGGCCGGATGACCGGCGCCCTGCTGGCCCGCGCCCACTCCCACAGCGCCGACCCGTGGCTGATCGCCGGCTACTGCGGCAAGAACGAGGAACTGGACGAGGCCATCGCCACGTTCGCCGTCGCCTACGCCGACCGCACCGAGTCCGACCACGCCACCCTCCTGACCGCCATCCGAGCAGGCCGCATCGAGGCGGAGACGGGTGTATGA
- a CDS encoding acyl-CoA dehydrogenase family protein, whose protein sequence is MDFTFTEEQQAAAEAARGVFAGVAPDEVPSPALTTGAVAEGLDRALWSRLAEADLLGLLSAEAHGGAGLDAIALCLVLREAGKVLARVPLLEHSAAMAAVQRHGGPEQAERLLARAGRGELVLTVAANGRTGHDPAEPAVVARRDGRAWLLDGVQTAVPWAFDADLIVVPAHLGSAGGERTVLALVPRGADGLEAAEQVSTSGERLAELRLRSVRVGPEEVIEAEGAWEWLHALLVTGTCALALGLGERVLRMTGEYTGRREQFGYPIATFQAVAVQAADRYIDLRAMEATLWQAAWRIASGAPGTLPAAGDVAVAKIWAAEGVRRVVQTAQHLHGGFGADTDYPLHRYHAWAKHLELALGPAAAYEERLGDLLATHPLG, encoded by the coding sequence GTGGACTTCACCTTCACCGAGGAGCAGCAGGCGGCGGCCGAGGCGGCGCGGGGGGTGTTCGCCGGGGTGGCGCCGGACGAGGTGCCCAGCCCCGCACTCACCACCGGTGCCGTGGCCGAGGGACTGGACCGTGCGCTGTGGTCCCGGCTCGCCGAGGCGGATCTGCTGGGTCTGCTGTCGGCCGAGGCGCACGGCGGGGCGGGGCTCGACGCCATCGCGCTGTGCCTGGTGCTGCGCGAGGCCGGCAAGGTGCTGGCCCGGGTGCCGCTGCTGGAGCACAGCGCCGCCATGGCGGCCGTGCAGCGCCACGGCGGTCCGGAGCAGGCGGAGCGGCTGCTGGCCCGGGCGGGGCGGGGCGAGCTGGTGCTGACCGTCGCGGCGAACGGGCGTACCGGCCACGACCCGGCCGAGCCGGCCGTCGTCGCGCGGCGGGACGGGCGGGCGTGGCTGCTGGACGGCGTGCAGACGGCGGTGCCGTGGGCGTTCGACGCGGACCTGATCGTCGTACCGGCGCACCTCGGGAGTGCGGGTGGCGAGCGGACCGTGCTGGCGCTGGTACCGCGCGGGGCGGACGGGCTGGAGGCGGCCGAGCAGGTCTCCACCAGCGGTGAGCGGCTGGCCGAGCTGCGACTGCGGTCGGTCCGGGTCGGACCGGAGGAGGTGATCGAGGCCGAGGGCGCCTGGGAGTGGCTGCACGCGCTGCTGGTGACCGGGACGTGCGCGCTGGCGCTCGGGCTGGGCGAGCGGGTGTTGCGGATGACCGGCGAGTACACCGGCAGGCGGGAGCAGTTCGGGTACCCGATCGCGACGTTCCAGGCGGTGGCCGTACAGGCCGCGGACCGGTACATCGACCTGCGGGCCATGGAGGCCACCCTCTGGCAGGCTGCCTGGCGGATCGCCTCCGGTGCGCCGGGGACGCTGCCCGCCGCCGGGGACGTCGCCGTGGCCAAGATCTGGGCGGCGGAGGGGGTGCGGCGGGTGGTGCAGACGGCACAGCATCTGCACGGCGGCTTCGGCGCGGACACCGACTACCCGCTGCACCGCTACCACGCCTGGGCCAAGCACCTGGAACTGGCGCTCGGTCCCGCGGCGGCGTACGAGGAGCGGCTCGGGGACCTGCTGGCCACCCATCCGCTCGGCTGA
- a CDS encoding PucR family transcriptional regulator translates to MAESDPAEYLRGYAGLLAEVCATGRRLTRAELDERRALGERAAEAGLSLRGLVRLHLAETRVSWPGRTAPDAVEGVLAAVEQAVDAFAEGYERAQRLAVRQEEGARREFIDDLLYGRSDLGRLAERAERFGLVLSRAHAVAVAAGPEAYEDTSPVTRRVETAVNARFGDRRVLLATKNGQLICIAPGDQEEVLTYFAKQAHAVTDGNRVAIGRPQPGAGGVVHSYEEALGTLELADRLDLDEPLVRAADLLVYPVLTRDRQAMADLVLSALGPLRGARGGAEPLLRTLEVYFDTGCVAAEAARRLSLSVRALTYRLERIHQLTGSNPADPPHRYSLQTAVIGARLLGWPAQEI, encoded by the coding sequence GTGGCGGAGTCGGACCCGGCCGAGTACCTGCGCGGGTACGCGGGGCTCCTGGCCGAGGTCTGTGCCACCGGGCGCCGGCTCACCCGGGCGGAACTGGACGAGCGCCGCGCCCTGGGCGAGCGGGCCGCCGAAGCCGGGCTCAGCCTGCGCGGCCTCGTGCGGCTGCACCTGGCCGAGACCCGGGTGTCCTGGCCCGGCCGGACGGCACCGGACGCGGTGGAGGGTGTGCTGGCCGCCGTCGAGCAGGCCGTCGACGCCTTCGCCGAAGGGTACGAACGGGCGCAGCGGCTGGCGGTGCGGCAGGAGGAGGGCGCGCGCCGGGAGTTCATCGACGATCTGCTGTACGGGCGGAGCGACCTGGGCCGGCTCGCCGAGCGGGCGGAGCGCTTCGGTCTCGTCCTCTCCCGCGCGCACGCGGTCGCGGTGGCCGCCGGGCCCGAGGCCTACGAGGACACCTCCCCGGTCACCCGCCGGGTGGAGACGGCGGTCAACGCCCGGTTCGGTGACCGGCGCGTCCTGCTGGCCACGAAGAACGGTCAGCTGATCTGCATCGCCCCCGGCGATCAGGAGGAGGTCCTGACGTACTTCGCCAAGCAGGCGCACGCGGTGACGGACGGCAACCGGGTGGCCATCGGCCGGCCCCAGCCCGGCGCGGGCGGCGTGGTGCACTCCTACGAGGAGGCGCTGGGCACCCTGGAACTCGCCGACCGGCTGGACCTGGACGAACCGCTGGTGCGCGCGGCCGATCTGCTCGTCTACCCCGTGCTGACCCGTGACCGCCAGGCCATGGCCGACCTCGTGCTCAGCGCCCTGGGACCGCTGCGGGGCGCCCGCGGCGGGGCCGAGCCGCTGCTCAGGACGCTGGAGGTGTACTTCGACACGGGGTGCGTCGCGGCCGAGGCGGCACGCCGGCTGTCGCTGAGCGTGCGCGCCCTCACCTACCGGCTGGAGCGCATCCACCAGCTGACCGGGAGCAATCCCGCCGATCCCCCGCACCGCTACAGCCTGCAGACCGCGGTCATCGGGGCCCGGTTGCTGGGGTGGCCGGCGCAGGAGATCTGA
- the paaB gene encoding 1,2-phenylacetyl-CoA epoxidase subunit PaaB yields MSTTDWPLWEVFVRSRRGLSHTHAGSLHAPDAELALRNARDLYTRRGEGVSIWVVPAAAITASSPDEKDPFFEPAADKPYRHPTFYEIPEGVKHL; encoded by the coding sequence ATGAGCACCACCGACTGGCCCCTGTGGGAGGTCTTCGTACGCTCCCGGCGCGGCCTGTCCCACACCCACGCCGGCAGCCTGCACGCACCCGACGCCGAGCTCGCCCTGCGCAACGCCCGCGATCTGTACACCCGGCGCGGCGAGGGCGTCTCCATCTGGGTCGTCCCGGCCGCCGCCATCACCGCCTCCTCGCCGGACGAGAAGGACCCCTTCTTCGAGCCGGCCGCCGACAAGCCCTACCGGCACCCGACCTTCTACGAGATCCCGGAAGGGGTGAAACACCTGTGA
- a CDS encoding NfeD family protein — MAWFLGLGITGVVLLALSLVFDGLLDGAFDGALGGSLDGWLSLPVIAGFLAMTGFGGVIAQAALGVPFAGAAGVGALTGVGTAWLTYRFGRALMRAQTALAPTGDDLIGASGKVVTAIPAGGFGEVIVHLAGQPAKFAARAAAPVARGAEVWVEAVQSASCVLVRPVNH, encoded by the coding sequence ATGGCCTGGTTCCTGGGACTCGGCATCACGGGGGTCGTGCTGCTCGCCCTGTCGCTCGTCTTCGACGGGCTGCTGGACGGCGCGTTCGACGGTGCGCTGGGCGGCAGCCTCGACGGGTGGCTGTCGCTGCCGGTGATCGCCGGGTTCCTGGCGATGACCGGGTTCGGCGGGGTCATCGCCCAGGCGGCCCTGGGTGTTCCCTTCGCGGGTGCCGCCGGCGTCGGCGCGCTGACGGGGGTGGGCACGGCGTGGCTGACGTACCGCTTCGGCCGTGCCCTCATGCGCGCCCAGACGGCCCTGGCGCCCACCGGGGACGACCTGATCGGCGCTTCCGGCAAGGTGGTGACCGCGATCCCGGCCGGCGGGTTCGGCGAGGTCATCGTGCACCTCGCGGGCCAGCCCGCGAAGTTCGCCGCGCGGGCTGCCGCGCCGGTGGCCCGGGGCGCCGAGGTGTGGGTGGAGGCCGTACAGTCCGCGAGCTGCGTACTGGTACGTCCCGTAAACCACTGA
- a CDS encoding TetR family transcriptional regulator, producing the protein MTTRPGLRERKKAKTRRLLQQEALRLFVAQGYDHTTVEQICDAADVSPSTFFRYFPAKEDVVLMDDPGPYPEEPEPADAGDPAEPPMTDAVRATLHDLLARRVGPDPDTTLARLRLAARVRSLRARLWQHQEAQVAHTAALLARRAGRDADAYEVRLGAAVLVAVTTETLMYWAEHDGEPGLTALFARALDRLGGLRL; encoded by the coding sequence ATGACCACCCGACCCGGCCTGCGGGAGCGGAAGAAGGCCAAGACCCGCCGCCTTCTCCAGCAGGAAGCCCTCCGTCTCTTCGTGGCGCAGGGGTACGACCACACCACCGTCGAACAGATCTGTGACGCGGCCGACGTCTCGCCGAGCACGTTCTTCCGTTACTTCCCGGCCAAGGAAGACGTGGTCCTCATGGACGACCCCGGCCCGTACCCCGAGGAGCCGGAGCCGGCCGACGCGGGCGATCCTGCGGAGCCGCCGATGACCGACGCGGTGCGGGCCACGCTCCACGACCTGCTCGCCCGGCGCGTCGGCCCGGACCCGGACACCACGCTGGCGCGGCTCAGGCTGGCCGCGCGGGTGCGGTCGCTGCGCGCACGCCTGTGGCAGCACCAGGAAGCGCAGGTGGCGCACACGGCGGCACTGCTCGCCCGCCGCGCGGGCAGGGACGCGGACGCGTACGAGGTCCGGCTGGGCGCCGCCGTCCTCGTCGCGGTGACCACCGAGACGCTCATGTACTGGGCGGAGCACGACGGCGAACCGGGCCTCACGGCCCTGTTCGCCCGGGCACTGGACCGCCTCGGCGGACTCCGCCTCTGA
- a CDS encoding 2Fe-2S iron-sulfur cluster-binding protein encodes MARFHPLPVAAVDRITDDSVALTLSVPPELRDQYRHAPGQHLTLRRRVDGTELRRTYSICSPAPDPAGEGPATLRVGVRLVEGGAFSTYALKEINVGDELDVMTPAGRFTLDPAPGWYAAVAGGSGITPVLSIVATLLAREPRARFCLIRSDRTAASTMFLEEVADLKDRYPERLQLVTVLSREEQQAGLPSGRLDRARLAGLLPALLPVEEVAGWFLCGPYGLVAGAERALRDLGVARDRIHQEIFHVDAGSAPAATVSAPAHSTVTARLDGRGGTWPVREGESLLETVLRNRPDAPYACKGGVCGTCRAFLVAGEVRMDRNFALETEETEAGYVLACQSHPLTERVELDFDR; translated from the coding sequence ATGGCGCGCTTCCACCCGCTCCCGGTGGCCGCGGTCGACCGAATCACGGACGACTCCGTCGCCCTCACCCTGTCCGTCCCGCCGGAACTGCGCGATCAGTACCGGCACGCGCCCGGCCAGCACCTCACGCTGCGCCGCCGGGTGGACGGCACGGAGCTCCGCCGCACCTACTCGATCTGCTCCCCCGCCCCCGATCCGGCGGGCGAGGGGCCGGCCACCCTGCGGGTGGGGGTCCGGCTCGTGGAGGGAGGGGCCTTCTCCACGTACGCGCTGAAGGAGATCAACGTCGGGGACGAGCTGGACGTGATGACCCCGGCGGGCCGCTTCACGCTTGATCCGGCACCGGGGTGGTACGCGGCGGTGGCCGGTGGAAGCGGCATCACCCCGGTGCTGTCCATAGTCGCCACGCTGCTGGCCCGCGAACCAAGGGCCCGGTTCTGTCTGATACGCAGCGACCGGACGGCCGCCTCGACGATGTTCCTGGAGGAGGTCGCCGACCTGAAGGACCGCTATCCCGAGCGGCTTCAGCTGGTGACCGTGCTCTCCCGGGAGGAACAGCAGGCGGGCCTGCCGTCGGGCCGGCTCGACCGGGCACGGCTGGCGGGGCTGCTGCCCGCGCTGCTGCCGGTGGAGGAGGTGGCGGGCTGGTTCCTGTGCGGGCCGTACGGGCTGGTGGCGGGCGCCGAGCGGGCGCTGCGCGACCTGGGCGTGGCACGTGACCGGATCCACCAGGAGATCTTCCACGTGGACGCGGGCTCGGCCCCCGCGGCGACGGTGTCGGCTCCCGCGCACAGCACCGTCACCGCGCGGCTGGACGGGCGCGGCGGCACCTGGCCGGTGCGGGAGGGCGAGTCGCTGCTGGAGACGGTGCTGCGCAACCGGCCCGACGCGCCCTACGCCTGCAAGGGCGGGGTGTGCGGGACCTGCCGGGCCTTCCTGGTCGCGGGCGAGGTGCGCATGGACCGCAACTTCGCGCTGGAGACGGAGGAGACGGAGGCCGGATATGTGCTGGCCTGCCAGTCGCATCCGCTGACGGAAAGAGTGGAGCTGGACTTCGACCGCTGA